A genomic stretch from Corvus cornix cornix isolate S_Up_H32 chromosome 9, ASM73873v5, whole genome shotgun sequence includes:
- the LOC104687968 gene encoding cytochrome P450 2J2-like isoform X3, whose product MIRVWRCETMISVILISLVLFLLSAQFLNLQWKSRGFPPGPTPFPIIGSFWWIKFRADHGSLEKLAKTYGNICTLWLGHRPMVVLYGFQAVKKGLTTNSEDVSGRLQTYVFNKMASGKGILVSNGLIWKQQRHFGIGTLRKLGMGNKGMERGIQTEARYLVEFFRDKAGEAIDPSFPIVHAVSNVICAVVFGHRFSLEDKTFRQLIEAFNCIVAFGNSHFYYICETFPWAAMCLPGPLHKTKLSWDFVRSFVRQEIKSHREKGRIDEPEDFIDFYLKELEKTKNVPNSTFDEDNMVQSVFDLFLGGSETTATTLRWALLYMLIYPDIQEKVQEELDAVLSPSHLICYEDRKKLPYTNAVIHEILRFSSIVLITIPREAVKDTTVLGYHVPKNCANCIFLSGHSNYGKYRLYSF is encoded by the exons ATGATACGAGTTTGGAGGTGTGAAACGATGATAAGTGTAATTCTCATatccttggttttgtttcttctgagtGCGCAGTTCCTGAATCTGCAATGGAAGAGTCGTGGATTTCCTCCTGGACCGACCCCATTTCCCATCATTGGAAGCTTCTGGTGGATAAAATTTAGAGCTGATCATGGGAGCCTGGAAAAG CTGGCAAAAACCTATGGCAACATCTGCACCCTGTGGTTGGGTCACAGACCTATGGTGGTGCTCTATGGGTTCCAAGCTGTGAAGAAAGGTCTCACCACCAACTCAGAGGATGTTTCGGGGCGACTACAGACCtatgttttcaataaaatggCAAGTGGAAAGG GTATCTTGGTCTCAAATGGTCTCATCTGGAAACAACAGAGACATTTTGGAATTGGAACTCTCCGAAAACTGGGAATGGGGAATAAAGGAATGGAGCGTGGGATACAAACTGAGGCCCGTTACCTGGTCGAGTTCTTCAGAGATAAAGCAG GAGAAGCTATTGACCCTTCCTTCCCCATTGTCCACGCTGTCTCTAATGTGATTTGTGCTGTGGTTTTTGGACATCGTTTCTCCCTAGAGGATAAAACCTTCCGCCAGCTGATTGAAGCCTTCAATTGTATAGTGGCTTTTGGGAACAGCCACTTTTATTAT ATATGTGAAACGTTCCCGTGGGCTGCGATGTGCCTCCCAGGACCTCTACATAAAACAAAACTTTCCTGGGATTTTGTGCGTTCCTTTGTAAGGCAGGAAATCaaaagccacagagaaaaaggcagaataGATGAACCAGAAGATTTCATTGACTTTTACTTGAAGGAGCTAGAGAAA ACTAAAAATGTCCCCAATTCTACATTTGATGAAGACAACATGGTGCAGTCTGTGTTTGACCTTTTCCTGGGTGGCTCAGAGACCACAGCCACCACTCTGCGCTGGGCTCTGCTCTATATGTTGATTTATCCTGACATCCAAG AGAAAGTCCAGGAAGAGCTGGATGCTGTTCTGAGTCCCTCCCATCTCATCTGCTATGAGGATCGGAAGAAGCTGCCCTACACAAACGCCGTGATTCATGAGATCCTCCGCTTCAGCAGCATTGTTCTGATCACAATtcctagagaagctgtgaagGATACCACTGTTTTGGGGTATCATGTTCCAAAG AACTGTGCCAACTGCATCTTCCTTTCAGGGCACTCTAATTATGGCAAATATAGACTCTACTCTTTTTGA
- the LOC104687969 gene encoding cytochrome P450 2J6-like isoform X1, which produces MLTVSEVLVLSVVSLLLVQFLKLQWMRRQFPPGPTPYPFFGNLLQMNFKIHHEHLKKMAKIHGDIFTLWISNTPAVVLQGFQAVKEGLTAHAEDVAGRPLIGILHILTHGNGVMFSNGHLWKQQRRFGLATMRKMGVGKEDQDYRLQEEAAHLVEYLQKTNGKPLDPTTPVAHTVANVISSVLLGHRFSRDDENFHRLIDSLSSVAAFLNSISFFIHELSPWLAGLFLPSVKKVKSCIDFVNGLLAKELESHKGKSKLDENQDFIDYYLDEIDKTKGDPEATYNEVNLIQTVTDLFVAGTETTVTTLLWALLYMVIYPDIQEKVQKELDAVVGRSHVFCYEDRKKLPYTNAVIHEIQRYSNILLIALPRLSVKDTELLGYRVPKNTMVLANIDSVLADPGKWETPDQFNPGHFLDKDGNFVNREAFLPFAIGHRVCMGELLARMELFIVFSTLLQAFTFTLPEGVKEVNTKFVFGSTMKPPPYQLCAVPRVSTLCQD; this is translated from the exons ATGTTAACAGTGAGTGAGGTGCTGGTACTTTCTGTGGTGTCTCTGTTGTTGGTACAGTTTCTGAAATTGCAATGGATGAGAAGACAATTTCCTCCGGGACCAACTCCGTACCCCTTCTTTGGAAATCTGTTGCAGATGAACTTCAAAATTCATCATGAGCATCTtaaaaaa ATGGCCAAAATTCATGGTGATATCTTCACCTTATGGATTTCAAACACTCCTGCAGTGGTCCTGCAAGGGTTTCAAGCAGTGAAGGAAGGTCTGACTGCCCATGCTGAAGATGTTGCTGGAAGGCCCTTAATCGGAATCCTTCACATTCTGACACATGGAAATG GTGTTATGTTCTCTAATGGTCAtctctggaagcagcagaggcGTTTTGGACTTGCAACAATGAGGAAAATGGGAGTAGGGAAAGAAGATCAGGACTACCGACTGCAAGAGGAGGCTGCTCACTTGGTGGAATACTTACAGAAAACAAACG GAAAACCTCTGGACCCCACTACACCTGTTGCTCATACTGTCGCAAATGTGatttcttctgtgcttcttGGACATCGCTTCTCCAGAGATGATGAGAATTTTCACCGCCTGATTGACTCCTTGAGCTCCGTGGCAGCATTTTTGAACAGCATCTCCTTTTTT ATACATGAGTTGTCTCCCTGGCTTGCTGGTCTTTTTCTGCCATCAGTTAAAAAGGTGAAGTCCTGCATAGATTTTGTGAATGGTCTGTTAGCAAAGGAACTTGAAAgtcacaaaggaaaaagcaaacttGATGAAAATCAAGATTTTATTGATTACTATTTGGATGAGATAGATAAA ACTAAAGGAGATCCTGAGGCTACTTATAATGAAGTAAATTTGATCCAGACTGTTACTGACCTCTTTGTAGCAGGTACAGAAACGACAGTCACCACTTTACTGTGGGCATTGCTCTATATGGTGATTTATCCTGACATTCAAG AGAAAGTCCAGAAGGAGCTGGATGCTGTTGTGGGTCGTTCCCATGTATTTTGCTATGAGGACAGGAAAAAGCTGCCCTACACAAATGCTGTAATTCACGAGATTCAGAGATACAGTAACATACTCTTAATTGCACTGCCCAGACTGAGTGTGAAGGACACGGAGCTGCTGGGATATCGTGTTCCAAAG AACACCATGGTTTTAGCAAATATTGACTCTGTTCTGGCTGATCCTGGGAAATGGGAGACACCTGATCAGTTCAACCCAGGCCACTTTCTGGATAAAGATGGAAACTTTGTAAACAGAGAAGCATTCTTACCATTTGCTATAG GGCACCGTGTATGTATGGGGGAGCTGTTGGCAAGGATGGAGCTCTTTATTGTCTTTTCCACCCTGCTACAGGCATTCACATTCACCCTGCCAGAAGGAGTGAAGGAAGTCAACACCAAGTTTGTTTTTGGGAGCACAATGAAGCCACCTCCCTACCAGCTCTGTGCCGTTCCTCG GGTATCCACCTTATGTCAAGATTGA
- the LOC104687968 gene encoding cytochrome P450 2J2-like isoform X1, with the protein MIRVWRCETMISVILISLVLFLLSAQFLNLQWKSRGFPPGPTPFPIIGSFWWIKFRADHGSLEKLAKTYGNICTLWLGHRPMVVLYGFQAVKKGLTTNSEDVSGRLQTYVFNKMASGKGILVSNGLIWKQQRHFGIGTLRKLGMGNKGMERGIQTEARYLVEFFRDKAGEAIDPSFPIVHAVSNVICAVVFGHRFSLEDKTFRQLIEAFNCIVAFGNSHFYYICETFPWAAMCLPGPLHKTKLSWDFVRSFVRQEIKSHREKGRIDEPEDFIDFYLKELEKTKNVPNSTFDEDNMVQSVFDLFLGGSETTATTLRWALLYMLIYPDIQEKVQEELDAVLSPSHLICYEDRKKLPYTNAVIHEILRFSSIVLITIPREAVKDTTVLGYHVPKGTLIMANIDSTLFDPAYWETPHQFNPGHFLDKDGNFVTREAFLAFSAGHRVCLGEVMAKMEFFIIFCSLLQKFKFTVPEGVKEINTDFIFGSTMKPHPYKLCAVLR; encoded by the exons ATGATACGAGTTTGGAGGTGTGAAACGATGATAAGTGTAATTCTCATatccttggttttgtttcttctgagtGCGCAGTTCCTGAATCTGCAATGGAAGAGTCGTGGATTTCCTCCTGGACCGACCCCATTTCCCATCATTGGAAGCTTCTGGTGGATAAAATTTAGAGCTGATCATGGGAGCCTGGAAAAG CTGGCAAAAACCTATGGCAACATCTGCACCCTGTGGTTGGGTCACAGACCTATGGTGGTGCTCTATGGGTTCCAAGCTGTGAAGAAAGGTCTCACCACCAACTCAGAGGATGTTTCGGGGCGACTACAGACCtatgttttcaataaaatggCAAGTGGAAAGG GTATCTTGGTCTCAAATGGTCTCATCTGGAAACAACAGAGACATTTTGGAATTGGAACTCTCCGAAAACTGGGAATGGGGAATAAAGGAATGGAGCGTGGGATACAAACTGAGGCCCGTTACCTGGTCGAGTTCTTCAGAGATAAAGCAG GAGAAGCTATTGACCCTTCCTTCCCCATTGTCCACGCTGTCTCTAATGTGATTTGTGCTGTGGTTTTTGGACATCGTTTCTCCCTAGAGGATAAAACCTTCCGCCAGCTGATTGAAGCCTTCAATTGTATAGTGGCTTTTGGGAACAGCCACTTTTATTAT ATATGTGAAACGTTCCCGTGGGCTGCGATGTGCCTCCCAGGACCTCTACATAAAACAAAACTTTCCTGGGATTTTGTGCGTTCCTTTGTAAGGCAGGAAATCaaaagccacagagaaaaaggcagaataGATGAACCAGAAGATTTCATTGACTTTTACTTGAAGGAGCTAGAGAAA ACTAAAAATGTCCCCAATTCTACATTTGATGAAGACAACATGGTGCAGTCTGTGTTTGACCTTTTCCTGGGTGGCTCAGAGACCACAGCCACCACTCTGCGCTGGGCTCTGCTCTATATGTTGATTTATCCTGACATCCAAG AGAAAGTCCAGGAAGAGCTGGATGCTGTTCTGAGTCCCTCCCATCTCATCTGCTATGAGGATCGGAAGAAGCTGCCCTACACAAACGCCGTGATTCATGAGATCCTCCGCTTCAGCAGCATTGTTCTGATCACAATtcctagagaagctgtgaagGATACCACTGTTTTGGGGTATCATGTTCCAAAG GGCACTCTAATTATGGCAAATATAGACTCTACTCTTTTTGACCCTGCCTATTGGGAGACCCCTCACCAGTTCAACCCTGGCCATTTCTTGGACAAGGATGGAAATTTTGTGACTCGAGAGGCCTTCTTAGCCTTCTCAGCAG GTCACCGTGTTTGTCTGGGAGAGGTGATGGCTAAGATGGAGTTTTTCATCATCTTCTGCAGCCTGTTGCAGAAATTCAAGTTTACTGTGCCAGAAGGAGTTAAGGAAATCAACACAGACTTTATCTTTGGGAGCACCATGAAACCCCATCCATACAAGCTCTGTGCAGTTCTGCGCTAG
- the LOC104687968 gene encoding cytochrome P450 2J2-like isoform X2, with the protein MVVLYGFQAVKKGLTTNSEDVSGRLQTYVFNKMASGKGILVSNGLIWKQQRHFGIGTLRKLGMGNKGMERGIQTEARYLVEFFRDKAGEAIDPSFPIVHAVSNVICAVVFGHRFSLEDKTFRQLIEAFNCIVAFGNSHFYYICETFPWAAMCLPGPLHKTKLSWDFVRSFVRQEIKSHREKGRIDEPEDFIDFYLKELEKTKNVPNSTFDEDNMVQSVFDLFLGGSETTATTLRWALLYMLIYPDIQEKVQEELDAVLSPSHLICYEDRKKLPYTNAVIHEILRFSSIVLITIPREAVKDTTVLGYHVPKGTLIMANIDSTLFDPAYWETPHQFNPGHFLDKDGNFVTREAFLAFSAGHRVCLGEVMAKMEFFIIFCSLLQKFKFTVPEGVKEINTDFIFGSTMKPHPYKLCAVLR; encoded by the exons ATGGTGGTGCTCTATGGGTTCCAAGCTGTGAAGAAAGGTCTCACCACCAACTCAGAGGATGTTTCGGGGCGACTACAGACCtatgttttcaataaaatggCAAGTGGAAAGG GTATCTTGGTCTCAAATGGTCTCATCTGGAAACAACAGAGACATTTTGGAATTGGAACTCTCCGAAAACTGGGAATGGGGAATAAAGGAATGGAGCGTGGGATACAAACTGAGGCCCGTTACCTGGTCGAGTTCTTCAGAGATAAAGCAG GAGAAGCTATTGACCCTTCCTTCCCCATTGTCCACGCTGTCTCTAATGTGATTTGTGCTGTGGTTTTTGGACATCGTTTCTCCCTAGAGGATAAAACCTTCCGCCAGCTGATTGAAGCCTTCAATTGTATAGTGGCTTTTGGGAACAGCCACTTTTATTAT ATATGTGAAACGTTCCCGTGGGCTGCGATGTGCCTCCCAGGACCTCTACATAAAACAAAACTTTCCTGGGATTTTGTGCGTTCCTTTGTAAGGCAGGAAATCaaaagccacagagaaaaaggcagaataGATGAACCAGAAGATTTCATTGACTTTTACTTGAAGGAGCTAGAGAAA ACTAAAAATGTCCCCAATTCTACATTTGATGAAGACAACATGGTGCAGTCTGTGTTTGACCTTTTCCTGGGTGGCTCAGAGACCACAGCCACCACTCTGCGCTGGGCTCTGCTCTATATGTTGATTTATCCTGACATCCAAG AGAAAGTCCAGGAAGAGCTGGATGCTGTTCTGAGTCCCTCCCATCTCATCTGCTATGAGGATCGGAAGAAGCTGCCCTACACAAACGCCGTGATTCATGAGATCCTCCGCTTCAGCAGCATTGTTCTGATCACAATtcctagagaagctgtgaagGATACCACTGTTTTGGGGTATCATGTTCCAAAG GGCACTCTAATTATGGCAAATATAGACTCTACTCTTTTTGACCCTGCCTATTGGGAGACCCCTCACCAGTTCAACCCTGGCCATTTCTTGGACAAGGATGGAAATTTTGTGACTCGAGAGGCCTTCTTAGCCTTCTCAGCAG GTCACCGTGTTTGTCTGGGAGAGGTGATGGCTAAGATGGAGTTTTTCATCATCTTCTGCAGCCTGTTGCAGAAATTCAAGTTTACTGTGCCAGAAGGAGTTAAGGAAATCAACACAGACTTTATCTTTGGGAGCACCATGAAACCCCATCCATACAAGCTCTGTGCAGTTCTGCGCTAG
- the LOC104687969 gene encoding cytochrome P450 2J6-like isoform X2, with protein MLTVSEVLVLSVVSLLLVQFLKLQWMRRQFPPGPTPYPFFGNLLQMNFKIHHEHLKKMAKIHGDIFTLWISNTPAVVLQGFQAVKEGLTAHAEDVAGRPLIGILHILTHGNGVMFSNGHLWKQQRRFGLATMRKMGVGKEDQDYRLQEEAAHLVEYLQKTNGKPLDPTTPVAHTVANVISSVLLGHRFSRDDENFHRLIDSLSSVAAFLNSISFFIHELSPWLAGLFLPSVKKVKSCIDFVNGLLAKELESHKGKSKLDENQDFIDYYLDEIDKTKGDPEATYNEVNLIQTVTDLFVAGTETTVTTLLWALLYMVIYPDIQEKVQKELDAVVGRSHVFCYEDRKKLPYTNAVIHEIQRYSNILLIALPRLSVKDTELLGYRVPKNTMVLANIDSVLADPGKWETPDQFNPGHFLDKDGNFVNREAFLPFAIGHRVCMGELLARMELFIVFSTLLQAFTFTLPEGVKEVNTKFVFGSTMKPPPYQLCAVPR; from the exons ATGTTAACAGTGAGTGAGGTGCTGGTACTTTCTGTGGTGTCTCTGTTGTTGGTACAGTTTCTGAAATTGCAATGGATGAGAAGACAATTTCCTCCGGGACCAACTCCGTACCCCTTCTTTGGAAATCTGTTGCAGATGAACTTCAAAATTCATCATGAGCATCTtaaaaaa ATGGCCAAAATTCATGGTGATATCTTCACCTTATGGATTTCAAACACTCCTGCAGTGGTCCTGCAAGGGTTTCAAGCAGTGAAGGAAGGTCTGACTGCCCATGCTGAAGATGTTGCTGGAAGGCCCTTAATCGGAATCCTTCACATTCTGACACATGGAAATG GTGTTATGTTCTCTAATGGTCAtctctggaagcagcagaggcGTTTTGGACTTGCAACAATGAGGAAAATGGGAGTAGGGAAAGAAGATCAGGACTACCGACTGCAAGAGGAGGCTGCTCACTTGGTGGAATACTTACAGAAAACAAACG GAAAACCTCTGGACCCCACTACACCTGTTGCTCATACTGTCGCAAATGTGatttcttctgtgcttcttGGACATCGCTTCTCCAGAGATGATGAGAATTTTCACCGCCTGATTGACTCCTTGAGCTCCGTGGCAGCATTTTTGAACAGCATCTCCTTTTTT ATACATGAGTTGTCTCCCTGGCTTGCTGGTCTTTTTCTGCCATCAGTTAAAAAGGTGAAGTCCTGCATAGATTTTGTGAATGGTCTGTTAGCAAAGGAACTTGAAAgtcacaaaggaaaaagcaaacttGATGAAAATCAAGATTTTATTGATTACTATTTGGATGAGATAGATAAA ACTAAAGGAGATCCTGAGGCTACTTATAATGAAGTAAATTTGATCCAGACTGTTACTGACCTCTTTGTAGCAGGTACAGAAACGACAGTCACCACTTTACTGTGGGCATTGCTCTATATGGTGATTTATCCTGACATTCAAG AGAAAGTCCAGAAGGAGCTGGATGCTGTTGTGGGTCGTTCCCATGTATTTTGCTATGAGGACAGGAAAAAGCTGCCCTACACAAATGCTGTAATTCACGAGATTCAGAGATACAGTAACATACTCTTAATTGCACTGCCCAGACTGAGTGTGAAGGACACGGAGCTGCTGGGATATCGTGTTCCAAAG AACACCATGGTTTTAGCAAATATTGACTCTGTTCTGGCTGATCCTGGGAAATGGGAGACACCTGATCAGTTCAACCCAGGCCACTTTCTGGATAAAGATGGAAACTTTGTAAACAGAGAAGCATTCTTACCATTTGCTATAG GGCACCGTGTATGTATGGGGGAGCTGTTGGCAAGGATGGAGCTCTTTATTGTCTTTTCCACCCTGCTACAGGCATTCACATTCACCCTGCCAGAAGGAGTGAAGGAAGTCAACACCAAGTTTGTTTTTGGGAGCACAATGAAGCCACCTCCCTACCAGCTCTGTGCCGTTCCTCGGTAG
- the LOC104687968 gene encoding cytochrome P450 2J2-like isoform X4, which translates to MFRGDYRPMFSIKWQVERRHFGIGTLRKLGMGNKGMERGIQTEARYLVEFFRDKAGEAIDPSFPIVHAVSNVICAVVFGHRFSLEDKTFRQLIEAFNCIVAFGNSHFYYICETFPWAAMCLPGPLHKTKLSWDFVRSFVRQEIKSHREKGRIDEPEDFIDFYLKELEKTKNVPNSTFDEDNMVQSVFDLFLGGSETTATTLRWALLYMLIYPDIQEKVQEELDAVLSPSHLICYEDRKKLPYTNAVIHEILRFSSIVLITIPREAVKDTTVLGYHVPKGTLIMANIDSTLFDPAYWETPHQFNPGHFLDKDGNFVTREAFLAFSAGHRVCLGEVMAKMEFFIIFCSLLQKFKFTVPEGVKEINTDFIFGSTMKPHPYKLCAVLR; encoded by the exons ATGTTTCGGGGCGACTACAGACCtatgttttcaataaaatggCAAGTGGAAAGG AGACATTTTGGAATTGGAACTCTCCGAAAACTGGGAATGGGGAATAAAGGAATGGAGCGTGGGATACAAACTGAGGCCCGTTACCTGGTCGAGTTCTTCAGAGATAAAGCAG GAGAAGCTATTGACCCTTCCTTCCCCATTGTCCACGCTGTCTCTAATGTGATTTGTGCTGTGGTTTTTGGACATCGTTTCTCCCTAGAGGATAAAACCTTCCGCCAGCTGATTGAAGCCTTCAATTGTATAGTGGCTTTTGGGAACAGCCACTTTTATTAT ATATGTGAAACGTTCCCGTGGGCTGCGATGTGCCTCCCAGGACCTCTACATAAAACAAAACTTTCCTGGGATTTTGTGCGTTCCTTTGTAAGGCAGGAAATCaaaagccacagagaaaaaggcagaataGATGAACCAGAAGATTTCATTGACTTTTACTTGAAGGAGCTAGAGAAA ACTAAAAATGTCCCCAATTCTACATTTGATGAAGACAACATGGTGCAGTCTGTGTTTGACCTTTTCCTGGGTGGCTCAGAGACCACAGCCACCACTCTGCGCTGGGCTCTGCTCTATATGTTGATTTATCCTGACATCCAAG AGAAAGTCCAGGAAGAGCTGGATGCTGTTCTGAGTCCCTCCCATCTCATCTGCTATGAGGATCGGAAGAAGCTGCCCTACACAAACGCCGTGATTCATGAGATCCTCCGCTTCAGCAGCATTGTTCTGATCACAATtcctagagaagctgtgaagGATACCACTGTTTTGGGGTATCATGTTCCAAAG GGCACTCTAATTATGGCAAATATAGACTCTACTCTTTTTGACCCTGCCTATTGGGAGACCCCTCACCAGTTCAACCCTGGCCATTTCTTGGACAAGGATGGAAATTTTGTGACTCGAGAGGCCTTCTTAGCCTTCTCAGCAG GTCACCGTGTTTGTCTGGGAGAGGTGATGGCTAAGATGGAGTTTTTCATCATCTTCTGCAGCCTGTTGCAGAAATTCAAGTTTACTGTGCCAGAAGGAGTTAAGGAAATCAACACAGACTTTATCTTTGGGAGCACCATGAAACCCCATCCATACAAGCTCTGTGCAGTTCTGCGCTAG